From the genome of Paludisphaera rhizosphaerae, one region includes:
- a CDS encoding enoyl-ACP reductase FabI, which yields MGLFTGKKGVVLGVANDFSIAWAVTRKLLDEGAEVGFTHLPGDKMERRVRKLADPIGAKLITPCDVQKDEDIARVFKEAGEVYGKLDFVLHSIAFAPLDDLKCSFVNSSREGFKTAMEISAYSLAAVSREAAKVMPEGGSILTLTYYGGEKVVPGYNMMGVCKAALDASVKYLAYDLGPKNIRVNAVSAGPVKTLAASAVGDFDDLSGLYDAVSPMQRNITRDEVGASGMFLLSDLATGITGEILHVDCGYNVMGSPGRALEKAKA from the coding sequence ATGGGACTGTTCACCGGGAAGAAGGGCGTCGTGCTGGGGGTCGCCAACGATTTCAGCATCGCCTGGGCCGTGACCCGCAAGCTCCTGGACGAGGGGGCTGAGGTCGGCTTCACGCACCTGCCCGGCGACAAGATGGAGCGCCGGGTGCGGAAGCTCGCCGACCCCATCGGCGCCAAGCTCATCACCCCCTGCGACGTGCAGAAGGACGAGGACATCGCCCGCGTCTTCAAGGAAGCCGGCGAGGTCTACGGCAAGCTCGACTTCGTCCTGCACTCGATCGCCTTCGCGCCGCTGGACGACCTGAAGTGCTCGTTCGTGAACTCCAGCCGCGAGGGCTTCAAGACGGCCATGGAGATCAGCGCCTACAGCCTGGCGGCTGTCTCCCGAGAGGCCGCGAAGGTCATGCCCGAAGGGGGCTCGATCCTCACGCTGACCTACTACGGCGGCGAGAAGGTCGTCCCCGGCTACAACATGATGGGCGTCTGCAAGGCTGCGCTCGACGCCTCGGTGAAGTACCTGGCGTATGACCTCGGCCCGAAGAACATCCGGGTCAACGCGGTTTCCGCCGGCCCGGTGAAGACGCTGGCGGCCTCCGCCGTGGGCGACTTCGACGACCTCTCCGGCCTGTACGACGCCGTCTCGCCCATGCAGCGGAACATCACCCGCGACGAGGTGGGGGCCTCCGGCATGTTCCTGCTCTCCGACCTCGCCACGGGGATCACCGGCGAGATCCTCCACGTCGACTGCGGCTACAACGTGATGGGCTCCCCCGGCCGGGCCCTGGAAAAGGCCAAGGCCTGA